A region from the Tigriopus californicus strain San Diego chromosome 9, Tcal_SD_v2.1, whole genome shotgun sequence genome encodes:
- the LOC131887246 gene encoding serine protease inhibitor 42Dd-like produces MKVHLISVVMVVCLISKAHPKPQGISPALGDHHFRLRFGMNKFAQDLFKAWLDDSNGNVIISPLSIYLAMAMVLYGSPEKSQTNQELLALLGLDPKFYEEYSHNILDTLRRYEALDNIQIANKMYFDRSINVKSNYEKFLEVVFRSPGEAINFGQVASAVDQINAFVGQATKGKIQDLLQTQDITDLTRMILVNAIHFKGTWEAGFNSIETFSKPFFVDDNQSFSYEETMHQEGNFGLAEVNGAQVLEMRYKTPSLKMFIILPNSDQDIRSVDIGTIDFALLHKTFASKKVSLQLPKFKIESKGELKSNLEKLGVTTVFGAKANLSDISNEPLVLSKAIHQARLEVNEAGTEAVGATVVAIDVRVASKEPPSFRVDRPFYAVIYDSVLEVPIFLARIVDPKGTLTLSTANLDRRSADSLINPRSPLAANSQQTPSVAAEAATRKDCRPNMGDIQFPCHPLK; encoded by the coding sequence ATGAAGGTTCATTTGATATCAGTAGTGATGGTCGTCTGTCTGATTTCAAAAGCTCATCCGAAGCCTCAAGGAATATCTCCAGCACTCGGTGACCATCACTTCAGGCTCCGTTTTGGCATGAACAAATTTGCACAAGACTTATTCAAAGCCTGGTTGGATGATAGTAATGGCAATGTGATCATCTCTCCCTTAAGCATCTATTTAGCCATGGCTATGGTCCTCTACGGGTCACCAgagaaaagccaaaccaatcAAGAATTACTGGCCCTTCTTGGGTTGGATCCCAAATTCTACGAAGAGTACTCGCACAATATCCTGGATACTTTGCGGCGCTATGAGGCATTGGACAACATCCAAATAGCAAATAAAATGTACTTTGACCGGAGCATCAATGTCAAATCCAACTACGAAAAGTTTTTGGAAGTCGTTTTCCGCAGTCCCGGGGAGGCCATCAATTTCGGCCAAGTCGCTTCAGCGGTTGACCAAATAAATGCATTTGTGGGTCAGGCAACCAAGGGCAAGATCCAGGACCTTCTACAAACGCAAGACATTACTGATTTAACACGCATGATTTTGGTCAACgcaattcatttcaaaggcaCTTGGGAAGCCGGTTTTAATTCGATTGAAACCTTCTCAAAGCCCTTCTTTGTGGATGACAACCAGTCCTTTTCTTATGAGGAAACTATGCACCAGGAAGGCAACTTCGGACTAGCCGAGGTTAATGGAGCGCAAGTTCTGGAAATGAGGTATAAAACACCGAGCTTGAAAATGTTCATAATTCTACCTAATAGTGATCAAGACATTCGCTCCGTCGACATTGGGACTATTGACTTCGCGTTGTTACATAAAACTTTTGCATCGAAAAAGGTCTCGCTCCAACTACCCAAATTCAAGATAGAATCTAAGGGTGAACTCAAAAGCAACCTAGAAAAACTCGGGGTGACTACGGTGTTCGGGGCCAAAGCCAACTTAAGTGATATTTCCAACGAGCCCCTAGTCTTGAGCAAGGCCATTCATCAAGCACGCCTGGAGGTGAACGAAGCTGGCACAGAGGCCGTCGGTGCCACAGTGGTTGCGATCGACGTTCGTGTGGCTTCCAAAGAGCCTCCTAGCTTCAGGGTGGATCGACCTTTCTACGCGGTTATCTATGACAGCGTCTTGGAGGTTCCCATCTTTTTGGCTCGAATTGTGGACCCTAAAGGCACACTAACCCTCTCGACGGCCAATTTGGATCGCCGATCCGCCGATTCCCTGATCAACCCCCGTTCCCCGTTGGCGGCCAATTCTCAACAGACTCCAAGTGTGGCGGCGGAGGCGGCAACTCGAAAAGATTGTCGGCCAAATATGGGCGACATTCAATTCCCTTGCCACCCcctgaaataa
- the LOC131887244 gene encoding muskelin-like yields the protein MMADQHGTHPAQALVPAPGTTSASSLGSAWSASSLSPALGSSLRELSSAFGLTYTIHSCSSFSSTYVPEHILIDDPKDQASRWSSDSNCPPQFIMLRLSRPSVVSAITFGKFDKTHVCNLKRFKIWVGHEPDRLIEVLDSGLINDTTKETFRLRHVIHGHFFPAQYVKIVPLQSWGPSFNFSIWFVALRGSDAEDIVQPALRWHQEFREREAVRLCMKHFRERNFTEVFESLEKKTKIQLEHPLLSAIHKCLVIKGDFEETETMIGQAVHDGLFDQWIDLQLPTPKWKALILPDDVPKDNVVNGSSQTPENTPGQVSPNDDSPEDQERRFPVVAQPNPNEEAPAIPNQEADRSASSDQASTRPLHNQSNQTTSPEFRNLNSLGPNRPSCRGGHQMVIDVSTQTIYMFGGWDGNRDLNDFWTYNIATNKWTLLSINTAMEGGPDPRSCHKMVLDTTYKLLFLLGRYLDRGLRDATSNVKSDFFMYDIATSRWTLITDDTSAHGGPSLIFDHQMCFDQKLRTIYVFGGSIVQLTEGAPLPSDKRCSGLYEYHVPTNTWHKRRDDSQNPNAMDNQLRARSSHSMLFHEGLRKLFVFGGHRRRYDHLNDFFSYSVDTDQVEIISSMGSLVHSTFPSVGHTQRATIDCQRNEIHVMTGLNKDKDPTERQGDGKVSNSFWVYSIPFNSWTCFYKNESVCSEYWSRMQNAQPRPRYAHQLVYDDVNKIHYMFGGNPGGKQGKEHKLRLGDFWSLSLLRPTRDQIQRVCQLAIRRVHFDELVHVNKMAALKYLQGPVSDVVDHSDPQEEAEMRLLASQLFLANHPSERPTTDSSSHTRSHKGRCELFEKLSKYFPEDMTHPRINLLDLIPYPMEYE from the exons ATGATGGCTGATCAACACGGGACCCATCCTGCTCAGGCGTTGGTCCCGGCCCCGGGTACAACCTCCGCCTCGTCTTTGGGCTCAGCCTGGTCGGCTTCGTCGTTGTCGCCCGCCCTGGGCAGTTCGTTGCGCGAACTGTCCTCAGCCTTCGGCTTGACCTACACGATTCACTCGTGCTCATCGTTCTCCTCCACATATGTGCCCGA GCATATTTTGATCGACGATCCCAAGGACCAGGCCAGTCGTTGGTCTTCAGACTCGAATTGTCCACCGCAGTTCATCATGTTGCGTCTGAGTCGACCTTCGGTGGTAAGCGCCATTACCTTTGGCAAGTTTGACAAGACACACGTGTGTAACCTCAAGCGGTTCAAGATTTGGGTGGGGCACGAGCCCGATCGGCTCATTGAGGTGCTCGACAG CGGGCTGATAAACGATACCACCAAAGAGACTTTTCGCTTGAGGCACGTCATTCACGGTCATTTCTTTCCGGCACAATATGTCAAGATTGTCCCCCTCCAATCCTGGGGACCGAGTTTCAACTTTTCCATCTGGTTTGTGGCGCTAAGGGGGAGTGACGCAGAAGACATTGTCCAGCCCGCCCTCCGCTGGCATCAAGAG TTTAGGGAACGAGAAGCTGTCCGGTTGTGCATGAAACATTTTCGCGAGAGGAATTTCACCGAAGTGTTCGAGTCTCTGGAGAAAAAGACGAAAATCCAATTGGAGCACCCACTTCTTTCGGCCATTCACAAATGCTTGGTGATCAAAGGTGACTTCGAGGAGACCGAGACCATGATCGGTCAAGCTGTGCACG ATGGGCTTTTTGACCAATGGATCGATTTGCAATTGCCCACGCCAAAATGGAAGGCATTGATCTTACCAGATGATGTCCCTAAAGATAACGTGGTAAACGGATCCAGCCAAACCCCCGAAAATACTCCGGGTCAAGTATCGCCCAACGATGATAGTCCAGAAGATCAGGAACGTCGATTTCCCGTCGTGGCTCAGCCCAATCCAAATGAGGAGGCCCCAGCGATTCCCAACCAAGAGGCGGATCGCTCTGCCTCTTCTGATCAGGCATCCACGAGGCCTTTGCAcaatcaatccaatcaaaCAACTTCGCCGGAATTTCGAAACCTAAACTCCTTGGGTCCTAACCGGCCTAGTTGTCGAGGAGGACATCAAATGGTGATAGACGTTTCCACTCAG ACCATTTACATGTTTGGCGGATGGGATGGGAACCGAGATTTGAACGATTTTTGGACGTACAATATCGCCACCAATAAATGGACTCTTTTGTCCATCAACACTGCAATGGAAGGGGGTCCTGATCCACGCTCCTGCCACAAGATGGTCTTGGATACCACCTATAAGCTCTTATTTCTGCTCGGCCGCTATTTGGACCGCGGCTTGCGAGATGCCACGTCCAACGTGAAGAGTGATTTTTTCATGTACGACATTGCCACTTCTCGATGGACTCTCATCACGGACGATACTTCAGCCCACGGGGGCCCTAGTCtgatatttgatcatcaaatgTGCTTCGACCAGAAGCTCAGGACAATCTACGTGTTTGGAGGATCCATAGTACAACT GACCGAAGGTGCTCCCTTACCGAGTGATAAACGCTGCTCCGGTCTGTATGAGTACCATGTTCCCACAAACACGTGGCACAAGCGGAGAGACGACTCGCAAAATCCCAATGCAATGGACAACCAATTAAGAGCACGATCTAGTCACTCCATGCTCTTTCACGAG GGCCTTCGAAAGCTTTTCGTCTTCGGTGGCCATCGACGCCGCTATGATCATCTCAATGATTTCTTCTCCTACTCTGTTGACACTGATCAAGTGGAGATCATCTCGTCCATGGGCAGCCTCGTCCATTCGACTTTCCCGTCCGTTGGTCACACTCAAAGAGCAACCATCGACTGCCAAAGAAACGAGATTCACGTGATGACG GGCTTGAATAAGGACAAGGATCCAACGGAGCGGCAAGGGGATGGGAAAGTGAGCAATTCATTCTGGGTCTACAGCATACCGTTCAATTCGTGGACATGCTTCTACAAGAACGAAAGCGTGTGTTCGGAATATTGGAGTCGAATGCAGAACGCTCAGCCTCGCCCACGCTACGCCCATCAGCTCGTTTACGACGATGTGAACAAG ATTCACTACATGTTTGGCGGCAATCCGGGGGgtaaacaaggaaaagaacACAAATTGCGCCTTGGCGATTTCTGGAGTTTATCGCTGCTTCGCCCGACCCGAGATCAGATCCAACGTGTTTGTCAATTAGCCATACGTCGAGTCCATTTCGATGAGCTAGTGCACGTGAACAAGATGGCTGCTCTGAAATATCTCCAAGGACCCGTTTCCGACGTCGTCGACCATTCCGATCCTCAGGAAGAGGCAGAG ATGAGACTATTGGCGTCTCAATTGTTCCTGGCCAACCACCCGTCAGAGAGGCCCACCACCGATTCATCATCCCACACCCGATCTCACAAAGGTCGTTGCGAGTTGTTCGAAAAGCTGTCAAAGTACTTCCCTGAAGACATGACGCATCCTCGGATTAATCTGTTAGATTTGATCCCATATCCCATGGAATATGAGTGA
- the LOC131886190 gene encoding dTTP/UTP pyrophosphatase-like: MLEPLREGALKGVRIVLASGSPRRSQILSHTGLPFEVCPSTAEENLDPARYADRPGGFATDTAGLKAREVAQRLEPSTPTLIIGSDTVVTLDNRLFGKPRDAEHAAQMLAQLSGRSHVVYTGVWLIRLDPALSRPRTLSFSQSTTVHFDHLSEAVIRAYVASGEPMDKAGGYGIQARGATLVQGINGDFFNVMGFPLHLFGRKLYELYDASP, translated from the coding sequence ATGTTAGAGCCGCTCCGGGAGGGAGCGTTGAAGGGCGTGCGGATCGTGTTGGCCAGTGGCTCGCCCCGGCGAAGCCAGATCTTGAGCCACACGGGTCTGCCTTTTGAGGTGTGTCCCTCTACCGCGGAGGAAAACTTAGACCCGGCCCGCTATGCCGACCGCCCCGGGGGTTTCGCCACGGACACGGCTGGACTCAAGGCGCGCGAAGTGGCGCAACGCCTAGAGCCCAGCACGCCCACGCTGATCATCGGCTCGGACACGGTAGTCACATTGGACAATCGTTTGTTTGGGAAACCGCGAGACGCCGAGCACGCCGCCCAAATGCTGGCCCAGTTAAGCGGGCGCTCGCATGTGGTCTATACCGGGGTGTGGCTCATCCGGCTGGATCCGGCACTGAGTCGACCCCGCACCTTGAGCTTCTCTCAATCCACAACAGTCCACTTTGATCACTTGTCCGAGGCCGTGATCCGCGCTTATGTGGCCTCGGGCGAGCCCATGGACAAAGCCGGGGGCTACGGCATTCAAGCCCGGGGGGCCACTTTGGTGCAAGGCATCAACGGCgactttttcaatgtcatggGCTTCCCGCTTCATTTATTTGGTCGGAAACTGTACGAGCTCTACGACGCCTCCCCGTGA
- the LOC131886188 gene encoding DNA ligase 4-like (The sequence of the model RefSeq protein was modified relative to this genomic sequence to represent the inferred CDS: added 15 bases not found in genome assembly) — translation MAMTQSSADLTSRRMAFRDLADFCQAVVNVGPKSGQDAKGRKLTSFLQFCRTQWGPSTSLFPLIRLLLPQLDRERGSYGIKETVLARLFIRSLGLGEGSADALRLKNFRAPKGLGSQSDTGDFAAVLYAIIKDRGYPDGQLSVNQVNSFLDQLAEAGAQGGQRIQIETLLMDVFKKMSPVQVKWLVRIILKDMRLGLGQSAIFKAVHPDAKELYEVNANLGKVCEQLKDPSKRLNEIAVQLFHPFKPMLAERGVLERVEQQMGHKSFFIEVKYDGERLQIHKDHNDAYKYFSRNCHDFTSDFGDSPREWGSFTQILSKCLSSHVRSVILDGEICAYNYQTDCLTLKGDKMNIRGLKSDDPMYQQCLYAYDVLFLNGEVLTNKPLRERIEILKSVVQERKGRIHFAQRCQGSSKAEVIQALNEAIDRREEGIVLKDTLSIYKPNARSGGGWLKIKPDYSNQLTDQCDLVVMGGYYGTGRKGRGIISHFLLGVLAATQEDKKDHEPSHGHREIHSLCRVGSGYSMKELYDLLQRLEPHFIKAKWDSGPSNDLLRVDDFGLRMGREKPDVVISPKKSVILQINAAEVIASDGYYTGCTLRFPRVEQIRTDKTLEDCMTTHDLETIRREAQGKLSRRYVESEASDEPSKKRRRKVTVGAASQSVGLAKAFGPTDLSTVMIESHNLKDQVIVIEPTNGVLKAQLEAIVVKHGGIVEQNPVEGRTFCYVETGMKMKAKSVDAKSL, via the exons TCTAGTGCTGATTTGACTTCGCGCCGAATGGCGTTTCGAGATCTGGCCGATTTTTGTCAAGCCGTGGTCAATGTGGGCCCGAAAAGCGGCCAAGACGCCAAGGGTAGAAAGTTAACCAGTTTCCTCCAGTTCTGCCGTACTCAATGGGGCCCATCGACGTCCCTGTTTCCGCTAATACGTTTACTTTTGCCTCAATTGGACCGTGAACGCGGCTCGTACGGCATTAAAGAAACCGTTTTGGCCCGGCTGTTCATTCGCTCGTTGGGCTTGGGTGAGGGCAGTGCCGACGCTCTGCGGCTGAAAAACTTCCGAGCTCCCAAAGGCTTAGGCAGCCAAAGTGATACGGGCGACTTTGCCGCAGTGCTCTACGCCATAATTAAGGACCGGGGCTATCCCGATGGTCAGTTGTCAGTGAATCAGGTGAACTCGTTTTTGGACCAATTAGCCGAAGCGGGTGCTCAGGGAGGTCAACGCATCCAGATTGAGACCCTTCTCATGGATGTGTTCAAAAAGATGAGTCCCGTGCAAGTGAAATGGCTGGTTCGCATTATTCTCAAAGACATGCGGCTGGGCTTAGGTCAAAGCGCCATCTTCAAGGCAGTTCACCCCGACGCCAAAGAATTGTACGAGGTGAATGCTAATCTGGGAAAAGTGTGCGAACAACTGAAGGACCCCTCAAAGCGATTGAACGAGATTGCGGTTCAGTTGTTCCATCCGTTCAAACCCATGTTGGCTGAAAGGGGCGTTTTGGAACGAGTGGAACAACAAATGGGGCATAAATCCTTCTTCATTGAGGTGAAATACGACGGTGAACGTCTTCAAATTCACAAGGACCACAATGATGCTTACAAATATTTCTCTCGGAATTGCCACGATTTCACGAGCGATTTCGGAGACTCGCCTCGTGAATGGGGAAGCTTCACGCAAATCCTCTCCAAATGCCTTTCTAGTCACGTGCGCAGTGTCATTCTTGACGGCGAGATTTGTGCCTACAACTACCAAACCGATTGTCTCACCCTCAAGGGCGACAAGATGAACATTCGTGGCCTGAAATCCGATGATCCCATGTACCAGCAATGCTTATATGCTTACGATGTACTTTTCCTCAATGGCGAAGTCCTGACCAATAAGCCGTTGAGAGAACGGATCGAGATCCTCAAGTCAGTGGTCCAAGAGCGCAAAGGGCGGATTCATTTTGCCCAAAGGTGTCAAGGCTCGTCCAAGGCCGAAGTGATTCAGGCCTTGAATGAAGCCATAGACCGTCGGGAAGAGGGTATCGTCCTCAAAGACACCCTCAGCATCTATAAACCCAATGCCCGGAGCGGTGGTGGTTGGTTGAAGATCAAGCCGGATTATTCCAATCAACTAACCGATCAATGCGATCTCGTTGTCATGGGAGGTTACTACGGCACAGGGCGCAAAGGGCGAGGTATTATCTCGCATTTTCTCTTGGGGGTCTTAGCTGCTACACAAGAGGACAAAAAAGATCATGAGCCAAGTCACGGGCATCGTGAGATCCATTCCCTTTGTCGAGTAGGATCCGGTTACAGCATGAAGGAACTCTATGACCTTTTGCAAAGACTAGAGCCTCATTTCATTAAGGCCAAGTGGGACTCCGGGCCATCAAATGATCTGCTTCGAGTGGATGATTTCGGCCTAAGGATGGGTCGAGAAAAGCCGGATGTGGTCATTTCTCCCAAGAAGTCCGTCATCTTGCAAATCAATGCAGCGGAGGTGATCGCTAGTGACGGCTATTACACGGGATGTACTTTGAG ATTTCCACGAGTGGAACAGATTCGAACGGATAAAACACTGGAAGATTGCATGACCACCCATGATTTGGAGACGATTCGTCGCGAAGCTCAAGGCAAGTTAAGCCGTCGTTACGTGGAATCGGAGGCCTCAGACGAGCCGTCCAAAAAGCGTCGACGCAAAGTCACTGTAGGAGCAGCCAGTCAATCGGTTGGTTTGGCTAAGGCCTTCGGTCCCACGGACCTCTCCACGGTCATGATTGAGTCCCATAATCTCAAAGACCAAGTGATTGTGATTGAGCCGACCAATGGCGTTTTGAAGGCTCAACTGGAGGCGATTGTGGTCAAACATGGTGGGATTGTGGAACAAAATCCCGTCGAAGGACGAACCTTCTGTTACGTGGAGACAGGTATGaagatgaaggccaaaagCGTCGACGCAAAGTCACTGTAG
- the LOC131886189 gene encoding enterin neuropeptides-like has translation MLPAKCWIQVNFLGFCLILVALGTCQGFEGSSSEEDLTPRSLPFFSFLFNRDVDRRSGNTFSRGTTLGSEFLGRRKRVPGSEFLGKRVPGSEFLGKRAPGSEFLGKRAPGSEFLGKRSPGSEFLGKRTPGSEFLGKRTPGSEFLGKRAPGSEFLGKRAPGSEFLGKRTPGSEFLGKRAYAEDEDLQELFHQLYSAHKRMPEVPMSSGQSDRDLNWERIQSMIST, from the exons ATGCTCCCGGCAAAATGTTGGATACAGGTTAACTTTCTCGGATTTTGCCTCATCCTCGTGGCTCTTGGAACATGCCAAG GCTTTGAGGGTTCCAGTTCAGAAGAGGATTTGACTCCTCGCTCTTTGCCATTCtttagttttcttttcaatcgcGACGTAGACCGTCGATCAGGCAACACATTTTCTCGGGGAACCACCCTGGGATCCGAATTCTTGGGGCGACGTAAGCGAGTCCCGGGCTCCGAATTCCTCGGTAAGCGAGTCCCCGGGTCAGAGTTCTTGGGCAAACGGGCCCCGGGTTCCGAGTTTTTGGGCAAAAGGGCCCCGGGATCGGAATTCTTGGGCAAACGGTCGCCCGGGTCAGAGTTCCTTGGCAAACGCACCCCTGGTTCCGAATTTCTGGGAAAACGAACCCCTGGCTCGGAATTTCTTGGAAAGCGGGCTCCTGGCTCCGAATTTTTAGGCAAGAGGGCACCCGGATCAGAGTTCTTGGGGAAACGTACTCCGGGCTCTGAATTTCTCGGCAAGAGGGCCTACGCAGAAGATGAAGATCTCCAGGAGCTGTTCCACCAGCTGTATTCAGCCCACAAACGGATGCCAGAAGTGCCAATGTCGTCGGGCCAGAGCGACCGAGATCTCAATTGGGAACGAATTCAATCCATGATATCAACGTAA
- the LOC131887248 gene encoding proteasome assembly chaperone 2-like, whose amino-acid sequence MLQECLPTRSHPSFQPTVSIGNVGQLAIDLLLASSTGTEKYGDLAHPALIPLVGSGETVEQTWTSCQVHVNEKSKVAFVQLRSDIAKGREREFVDDFMDWFKRSEFGDLVILSSLDAVERGESQLSGSQFRYLTTNPKGSLAKEFGLKEDWLTLEKRPGEQEPRLYGSGLAKQLLQNLSQDDAVEAVFLFVFCTEGDNLNIATYLTDIFNQWKGSIPCEESTRKPKFRFPSTWQHLYGNPIQSNIY is encoded by the exons ATGCTGCAAGAATGTCTGCCAACTAGATCTCACCCTTCGTTCCAGCCAACCGTCTCAATCGGCAATGTGGGCCAATTAGCCATTGACCTTTTGTTGGCATCTTCCACGGGCACCGAGAAGTATGGCGATCTCGCTCATCCGGCTCTCATTCCATTGGTTGGCAGTGGTGAGACCGTGGAACAAACGTGGACTTCTTGTCAAG TTCATGTGAATGAGAAGAGTAAAGTGGCATTTGTCCAATTGCGATCGGATATTGCGAAAGGCCGAGAGCGCGAGTTTGTGGACGATTTCATGGATTGGTTCAAACGCTCTGAATTTGGCGATTTGGTGATTTTGAGCAGTTTGGATGCGGTTGAGCGAGGCGAATCTCAACTGAGCGGCTCTCAGTTCCGATACCTGACCACAAACCCAAAAGGATCCTTGGCGAAGGAATTCGG CCTCAAAGAAGATTGGCTCACTCTAGAAAAACGCCCCGGAGAACAAGAGCCTCGTCTCTATGGATCAGGATTGGCCAAGCAACTCCTTCAAAACTT GAGCCAGGATGACGCTGTGGAGGCGGTGTTCCTTTTCGTGTTTTGCACCGAGGGCGATAATCTCAATATTGCCACTTACCTCACCGATATCTTCAATCAATGGAAGGGATCT ATTCCGTGTGAGGAATCAACTCGAAAGCCCAAGTTTAGATTCCCTTCGACTTGGCAACACTTGTATGGCAATCCAATTCAATCTAACATATACTAA
- the LOC131886701 gene encoding DNA ligase 4-like: MIESHNLKDQVIVIEPTNGVLKAQLEAIVVKHGGIVEQNPVEGRTFCYVETGMKMKAKSVMRSRKFDVVRHTWLLDCQEHYRPFGPADMVSSTSNRAQEFQDRYDEFGDPFGLRSTLTSLKYSMAQVQALKREAKISRDLIADFECTQWANPSKFGLFRQLTFYVDRYVQIGQSSEGNSKEDCLHPLESIELLIEFYGGRVIKDDLKDEDRLSHVVVSASDLTRVPQFKAIRRTKTKKFHLVPESYIEHCVQDGRLLSIVDYEL, translated from the coding sequence ATGATTGAGTCCCATAATCTCAAAGACCAAGTGATTGTGATTGAGCCGACCAATGGCGTTTTGAAGGCTCAACTGGAGGCGATAGTGGTCAAACATGGTGGGATTGTGGAACAAAATCCCGTCGAAGGACGAACCTTCTGTTACGTGGAGACAGGTATGAAGATGAAGGCCAAATCCGTGATGAGAAGCCGGAAGTTCGATGTTGTACGCCACACTTGGCTCCTCGATTGCCAGGAACACTACCGTCCCTTTGGACCCGCCGACATGGTGAGCTCCACGTCGAATCGCGCCCAGGAGTTTCAGGATCGATACGATGAATTTGGAGACCCGTTTGGGTTGAGATCCACCCTCACGAGTCTCAAATACTCAATGGCGCAAGTGCAGGCACTCAAGAGGGAAGCCAAGATCAGTCGTGACTTGATAGCCGATTTTGAATGCACCCAATGGGCCAATCCCTCGAAATTTGGTCTCTTTCGCCAACTAACCTTTTACGTGGATCGTTACGTTCAAATTGGCCAATCCTCGGAAGGGAATTCCAAGGAGGATTGCTTGCATCCATTGGAATCCATTGAACTACTCATCGAGTTTTATGGCGGTAGAGTGATCAAAGATGATCTAAAAGATGAAGATCGTTTGTCTCATGTGGTGGTGAGTGCCTCGGATTTAACGAGAGTGCCGCAATTTAAGGCAATTCGACggaccaaaaccaaaaagttcCATCTGGTTCCAGAATCTTACATAGAGCATTGTGTTCAAGATGGTCGCCTACTTTCTATTGTCGATTATGAATTGTGA